The Priestia filamentosa genome includes the window TAGCCCAACAGCCTCTCCTTCTTCTTCAAATAAGAATCCTAACATTTGGGGAGTATGTAATAAATCAGTAAGCCTTTCCTTTGCCGCTTCATATGACCAATTCTCATTCCATGGAGGTTGTTTAAATACTTCTCTGTAAAGTTCAATACATTTTTCTAAATTACTAGTTGATATGTTTGTCTTCTTCATATGCTCGCTCCTCACTTCAATATATTGTAAAAATCTATTTTTATGAAATTACATTTCTTTTATTATAACGAAAAAAAGTTTCTCTTTCTTACTTCAAAAAAATGGTGTAAAATAATATTCATTTCAAGAAAATTCTAACAAAGAGAGATGAGAACATGTTTCCTTATAAGATTAATGATCATATTACACTAAGACTTGTAACAGAAAACGATAGTGAAGCTCTTTTTTCACTTGTAACAAAGGAACGGCAACATTTAAGAAAATGGCTTCCATGGGTTGATTCAACAACTCTTAGTACGTATAGTGAACTAATCCCAATATGGATCAAACAATATGAAGAAAAAGCAGGCTTGCAAGCTGCTATTTTATATGACAACGTCATTATCGGCATGATTGGACTTCACTCTATTCAATGGCAAAACTCCCAAACAAGCATTGGGTACTGGCTTTCTGAGCGTTATGAAGGAAAAGGTATTATGACAAAATGTGTAGAAGCTCTCCTACATTATACTTTTCACGAAAATGGGTTAGAAAGAGTAGAAATTCGCTGTGGCCAAGGTAATGTAAAAAGTAATCGAATTCCGATTAAGCTAGGCTTTACCCATGAAGGAACTGCTCGTCATGCTGAGTTTTTATATGATCACTATCATGACTTAGAAGTATATAGCTTACTGCATGAAGAGTGGAAAAGCCTTCACATAGAAAAAACGCCTCTTTAAAAAGAGGCGTTTTCTTATCTAAGCACTGTATTGAAAAATTCTTTTGTTCTTTCTTCTTTTGGTTCATGAAATATTTCATGCGGATGACCAACTTCGACAATCTTTCCATCATGCATATATATAACCCAATCACAAACTTCACGTGCAAAGCCCATTTCATGCGTGACAACGACCATTGTCATTCCTTCTGCGGCTAGTTCTTTCATTGTTGCTAGAACCTCCCCAACAAGCTCTGGATCAAGTGCTGAAGTAGGCTCATCAAAAAGCATAATGTCAGGCTTCATGGCGAGTGCCCTTGCGATAGCAACCCGCTGTTTTTGCCCACCTGACAGTTTGTTTGGATACACATTTTCCTTATCAGCTAAGCCCACTTTCTGTAAAAGCTCTCTTGCTTCTTGCACTGCCTGCACTTTATTTATCTTTCGAACGTGAATGGGCGCTTCTGTAATGTTTTGTAAAACAGTTTTATGCGGAAACAGATTAAAGTGCTGAAAAACCATCCCAACTCTCTGTCTAATTTCATTAATATTATGAGTTGAGCGTTCAATTTTTTCATCCTCAATCCAAATATGACCGCTATCTTTTTCTTCTAAAAAGTTTAAACAACGAAGCAGAGTACTTTTTCCAGAGCCGCTTGCACCTATTAAGCAAACGACATCACTTTCTTTTACAACCATATTAATGTCTTTTAATACGTGCAGATCTCCAAAAGACTTGTTCAGATTTTCAAGCTTAATCATCGTGCGTTTCTCATCCATGTTTCGCTCTCCTCCCTTTAATCACTTGTTCGTAGTTTTCTTTCGAGTAAGTTAACAGCAACAGTTAGAAGAAGAACAAGAATCAAGTAGTAAATCGCCACAATTAAAAGGTATGTCATTTCATCAAAGTTGTTTGATCCATATGTTGTCGCAATGTTAAAGAGCTCATTCATTGAAATGAAAGCAGCTAGTGATGAATCTTTTAAACCGATAATAAATTGATTCCCAAGCGGCGGCAATGCTCGTCTAAACGCCTGAGGAAGGATAATACGCCTCATTGTAAGCCCTGCTGTCATGCCGAGAGAGCGCCCTGCTTCTGCCTGTCCTTTTTCAATAGACTGAATGGAGCCGCGAAAGATTTCTGCGATATAAGCGCCGTTATGAACAGCAAGAGCGATAGAAGCAGCCCAAAAGTCTGGAATAAGAAAAATATTGCTCATCCCGAAATATAAAATAAAGATTTGGACAATAAGGGGAGTCCCACGAATTAAGTAAACATAAATATCAGAGAGCCATCCGAGCGGCTTAACGCCTGAAATTTTCAAAAGAGCAAAGACGAGACCAATCACAACTCCAAGTAGAATTGAAACTACTGTTAGCTGTAGTGTTACAACCATAGCATCAAAAAAAATTGACCTTGTATCAATTAGCGTTGTCCAAAAATGCGAAAATGTTGGCACTCTCTTTCCTCCTCTTTATAGAATATTTAATGTTTTATTCTGGTTTTACCGTAATATCTTCCTTAAAATATTTCTCACTAATCTTTTTCAATGTTCCATCTTCACGCAGTTTTTCGAGCGCACCATTAATATCTTCTAAAAGCTGTTCATTTTCTTTCGAAACGGCAATAGCTTGCTCACTTCTTCCTAAAAGCTCTTTTGCTTGAATTTTAAATCCTTCTCCAATAGCTTCTTTTCCGGTTACAAAATCGGTAATCACAGCATCATGACGACCTTCTGCAAGAGCTTTTAAAGCTGTAATATCACTGTCATATGTTTTAACTTTATTTGTGTACTTTTTTGCTTCATCGGCATATGTAGAACCTTTTGAAACAGCAACTTCTTTATCTTTTAAATCTGCCGATGTCTCAATGTCACTGTCAGCACGTGTGAAAATTTGTGGTCCTGAATAGTAATATGGAGTTGAAAAGGCAACATGTTTGCTTCGTGCTTCATTGACAGTATGACTTGCAACAGCTGCATCAAACCGTCCTGTTTTCACGCCTTCAATAATACTTTTAAACTTCATCTTCTCTGGCTGAGCTTCAAGCCCTAACTCTTTTGCAACGGCTTCTCCAACTTCAACATCAAAACCCGTTACTTCTCCGTCTTTCATATAGCTAAACGGTTTAAATTCCCCTGAAGCTACAAATGTGAAAGTCCCTTCTTTCACAAGTTTTGCTCCACTTTTGGTTTCAGTTTTACTCGCACCACAGGCAGCGAGTATCGTAATAGCAAGGATGGTAACAAATGATAATAAAAGCTTTTTCATTTTTATCTCTCCCTTACATTTTATAGAACTGCTCACAAAGAACAGTTTACTTGTATAAGGATAACAAATAATTTGAAATTTTACAAAATTGAGAAAATAATACTACACATTCTCTTATATAAATCATAAATGATGTCTATTATGATAAAAGAAAAGGAGATGAAATGAATGAAGCTACCTAAAGAAACAACGCGCCTTTATTTTCAGCCCATTACAACAAAGCATAGATCCTTTTTAGATGTTCTATTTAAAAGATCTATGCTTCCGCTTGTTAATCAAAATCACTCGATTGAACAATGTATGAACCATATTCGCAATCAATATATAACGTTTAAAGTCGGCCTTTGGGCTGTCCATCAAAAAACAGATCACAAAGCCGTTGGGGTAGCAGGACTTCTGTTAAATAAAATAAATCATAACACTGTAATTGAACTTGGTTATGCTATTCATCCGGACTATCAAGGAGATGGGTATGCAACAGAAGCCGCAAGATCATGCTGTTCTTTCGGTTTTTATGTCCATCACTTCCCAAAAATCTATGCTCGTACTCATCCTGACAATAAACGCTCTATCTCTGTTTTACAAAACCTAGACTTTCAGTGCAGACAAGAAATAAGAGGTGCTGAACCTTCTCTTCTTTTTGAAAGTACATCTATCATGTAGCAATCATATATCAAAGAGATGAGTTTACGTTTTTGTCTTTTTTAATATCTAATAAATAATATTGTTCACTTGTAAAAAATTCTTCTTTTAGCTCCTTTACCTTTTTACTTAGTAGTACAATAGCGAGTAAATTTGGCAACAAAATAGAGGCAAGCGCAATATCAAGAAAGCTCCATATTACTTTGGCTCCGCCAACAGAGCCTACAATAATAGCCCCTAAGTATATAACCTTCATTACATGCCCCATTTTCACGCCAAATAAAAATTCTGCTTGCTTTACACCATAAAACACTAAAACAAGTGCCGTTGATAAGACAAAGAAACAGAGAGAAATCGTGACAATATAACTTCCGACTGTGCCGAATGTTTCAGTAAATGCAACTGTTGCCAAAGCATCCGTATCTTTGGAAGCGCCCATTTTTGTCCATACCCCTGTAGATAAAATCACAAATGCTGTAGCTGTGCAAACTACAATTGTATCAACAAAAATACCGACAATAGCCCAAAATCCTTGTCTTACCGGATGATCCGTTTTCGCAGCTGCATGTGCAATAGGAGCTGTTCCAAAACCAGCTTCATTTGAATAGAGACCTCTAGCAAAGCCCCATCTAATAATGTCACTTAGAGCTGCTCCCGCAAACCCACCTACAGCTGCCACCGGTTGAAAAGCGGAAGAAAAAATAAGTGACAAGACATTTGGAAACTGGTCAATATGAATAATAACAACCAAAAGAGCTGCCCCAACATAAAGTAAGGCCATAAAAGGAACAAACAGCTCTGTTGTTTTTCCTACTCTCTTAATTCCTCCAATTACAATCAAACCAATAATTACACTTGTGATAATTCCTGTAATAAGCGGGGAGACAGAAAACGTCTGAGCAACAGATCCAGCTAGCGAATTTCCCTGTACCATTAGACTTGGAATAACTTCAATCATTAGAGCAA containing:
- a CDS encoding transporter substrate-binding domain-containing protein, which codes for MKKLLLSFVTILAITILAACGASKTETKSGAKLVKEGTFTFVASGEFKPFSYMKDGEVTGFDVEVGEAVAKELGLEAQPEKMKFKSIIEGVKTGRFDAAVASHTVNEARSKHVAFSTPYYYSGPQIFTRADSDIETSADLKDKEVAVSKGSTYADEAKKYTNKVKTYDSDITALKALAEGRHDAVITDFVTGKEAIGEGFKIQAKELLGRSEQAIAVSKENEQLLEDINGALEKLREDGTLKKISEKYFKEDITVKPE
- a CDS encoding GNAT family N-acetyltransferase, with protein sequence MKLPKETTRLYFQPITTKHRSFLDVLFKRSMLPLVNQNHSIEQCMNHIRNQYITFKVGLWAVHQKTDHKAVGVAGLLLNKINHNTVIELGYAIHPDYQGDGYATEAARSCCSFGFYVHHFPKIYARTHPDNKRSISVLQNLDFQCRQEIRGAEPSLLFESTSIM
- a CDS encoding amino acid ABC transporter permease translates to MPTFSHFWTTLIDTRSIFFDAMVVTLQLTVVSILLGVVIGLVFALLKISGVKPLGWLSDIYVYLIRGTPLIVQIFILYFGMSNIFLIPDFWAASIALAVHNGAYIAEIFRGSIQSIEKGQAEAGRSLGMTAGLTMRRIILPQAFRRALPPLGNQFIIGLKDSSLAAFISMNELFNIATTYGSNNFDEMTYLLIVAIYYLILVLLLTVAVNLLERKLRTSD
- a CDS encoding amino acid ABC transporter ATP-binding protein; translation: MDEKRTMIKLENLNKSFGDLHVLKDINMVVKESDVVCLIGASGSGKSTLLRCLNFLEEKDSGHIWIEDEKIERSTHNINEIRQRVGMVFQHFNLFPHKTVLQNITEAPIHVRKINKVQAVQEARELLQKVGLADKENVYPNKLSGGQKQRVAIARALAMKPDIMLFDEPTSALDPELVGEVLATMKELAAEGMTMVVVTHEMGFAREVCDWVIYMHDGKIVEVGHPHEIFHEPKEERTKEFFNTVLR
- a CDS encoding alanine/glycine:cation symporter family protein; this encodes MDKFLNVVQKVSDWIWGLPLIITLTAVGLYMTVLLKFFQFRYPLYIMKQTFGSVFKKPKGEGTVTPLQALTSALSSTIGAANIVGVPAAIMFGGPGAVFWMWVIAIFGMALKFSESVLAVHYREKNREGEYVGGPMYYITKGLKMKWLGIFFAFALMIEVIPSLMVQGNSLAGSVAQTFSVSPLITGIITSVIIGLIVIGGIKRVGKTTELFVPFMALLYVGAALLVVIIHIDQFPNVLSLIFSSAFQPVAAVGGFAGAALSDIIRWGFARGLYSNEAGFGTAPIAHAAAKTDHPVRQGFWAIVGIFVDTIVVCTATAFVILSTGVWTKMGASKDTDALATVAFTETFGTVGSYIVTISLCFFVLSTALVLVFYGVKQAEFLFGVKMGHVMKVIYLGAIIVGSVGGAKVIWSFLDIALASILLPNLLAIVLLSKKVKELKEEFFTSEQYYLLDIKKDKNVNSSL
- a CDS encoding GNAT family N-acetyltransferase; protein product: MFPYKINDHITLRLVTENDSEALFSLVTKERQHLRKWLPWVDSTTLSTYSELIPIWIKQYEEKAGLQAAILYDNVIIGMIGLHSIQWQNSQTSIGYWLSERYEGKGIMTKCVEALLHYTFHENGLERVEIRCGQGNVKSNRIPIKLGFTHEGTARHAEFLYDHYHDLEVYSLLHEEWKSLHIEKTPL